From Carassius auratus strain Wakin chromosome 1, ASM336829v1, whole genome shotgun sequence, the proteins below share one genomic window:
- the LOC113106938 gene encoding kelch-like protein 2 isoform X1: MEIHPLCTKLCHHKAVEMKDDVCEKQSAVTINPRHMRKAFRIMNDLRSQSVLCDVTIVAEDVEIAAHRVVLAAGCPYFHAMFTGEMTESRQKKVRIKEIDGWTLRMLIDYVYTAEIQVTEDNVQVLLPAAGLLQLQEVKKACCEFLITQLHPTNCLGICAFADLHACTELLNLANTYAEQHFSEVVQSEEFLNLGMEQVYSLIASDKLTIASEEKVFEAVIAWVTHDTDVRQEHMAHLMEHVRLPLLSREYLVQRVEEETLVKNSSACKDYLIEAMKYHLLPAEQRSMMKTIRTRVRTPVSYPKVMMVVGGQAPKAIRSVECYDFEEERWFQVAELPSRRCRAGVVYVGGVVYAVGGFNGSLRVRTVDAYDPIRDEWCCVSSMQDRRSTLGSTVLNGLLYAVGGFDGSTGLATVEVYNAKANEWFHVSPMNTRRSSVGVGVVGGLLYAVGGYDGATRQCLSTVEVYNPNTNEWSYTAEMGTRRSGAGVGVIKGLLYAVGGHDGPLVRKSCEVYDPATNTWKQVADMNMCRRNAVACVSGVCAVNNLLYVVGGDDGSCNLASVEFYSPNIDKWTLMPTCMSTGRSYAGVTVIDKPL, from the exons ATGGAAATACATccact atgcacAAAGCTTTGCCATCATAAAGCTGTGGAGATGAAGGATGACGTGTGTGAGAAACAGAGTGCGGTCACCATCAATCCACGTCACATGAGGAAAGCCTTCAGGATCATGAACGATCtgcgcag TCAGAGTGTGTTGTGTGATGTCACCATCGTTGCGGAGGATGTGGAGATTGCTGCTCATCGAGTCGTCTTAGCTGCGGGGTGTCCGTACTTCCACGCTATGTTTACAG GAGAGATGACCGAGAGCCGTCAGAAGAAGGTTCGAATCAAGGAGATTGACGGCTGGACTCTGAGAATGCTGATCGACTATGTTTACACTGCTGAGATCCAAGTAACAGAGGACAATGTGCAG gtgctCTTGCCCGCCGCTGGTCTGCTGCAGCTACAGGAAGTTAAAAAGGCCTGCTGCGAGTTTCTCATAACTCAACTTCACCCAACCAACTGCCTCGGTATATGCGCCTTCGCTGATTTGCACGCCTGCACGGAGCTGCTCAATCTCGCAAACACGTACGCCG AGCAACACTTCTCAGAGGTCGTGCAGAGTGAGGAGTTTCTCAATCTGGGCATGGAGCAGGTGTACAGCCTCATAGCAAGCGACAAACTGACCATTGCATCAGAAGAAAAG gtgTTTGAAGCGGTTATAGCGTGGGTCACACATGACACAGATGTGCGTCAGGAACACATGGCTCATCTGATGGAGCATGTTCGCTTACCCCTTCTTTCCAGAGAATACCtcgtacag AGGGTGGAAGAGGAAACTTTAGTGAAGAACAGCAGCGCCTGTAAAGACTACCTAATTGAAGCCATGAAGTACCACCTTCTGCCGGCCGAGCAGCGCTCCATGATGAAGACCATCCGCACTAGAGTGAGAACACCTGTCAGCTACCCTAAG gtgatgatggtggtggggGGACAGGCTCCTAAAGCCATCCGCAGTGTGGAGTGCTATGATTTTGAGGAGGAGAGATGGTTCCAGGTGGCAGAATTGCCCTCCAGACGCTGTCGAGCAG gTGTGGTGTACGTGGGTGGTGTTGTGTATGCTGTCGGAGGGTTTAACGGCTCGTTGCGAGTGAGGACGGTGGACGCGTACGACCCGATCAGAGATGAGTGGTGTTGTGTCAGCAGCATGCAGGACCGGAGGTCAACTCTAGGGTCCACTGTCCTCAACGGACTGCTTTATGCTGTTGGGGGCTTCGATGGGAGCACAG GTTTAGCTACTGTAGAGGTATATAACGCTAAGGCCAATGAGTGGTTCCACGTCAGTCCCATGAACACGCGGCGCAGCAGTGTTGGAGTCGGCGTTGTTGGAG GTCTGCTTTATGCAGTGGGAGGGTATGATGGAGCAACTCGTCAGTGTTTGAGTACTGTTGAAGTCTATAACCCCAACACTAATGAATGGTCCTACACCGCAGAGATGGGAACCCGCCGCAGCGGTgccg GTGTGGGTGTGATAAAAGGTCTGCTGTATGCAGTAGGGGGTCACGACGGGCCCTTGGTTAGAAAGAGCTGTGAGGTTTATGACCCTGCCACTAACACATGGAAACAGGTGGCTGATATGAACATGTGCCGCAGGAACGCAG TTgcctgtgtttcaggtgtgtgtgcTGTTAATAACCTGTTATATGTGGTTGGTGGCGATGATGGCTCATGCAACCTGGCCTCAGTggagttctacagtccaaacattGATAAATGGACTCTAATGCCCACCTGCATGAGCACAGGACGCAGCTACGCAG gtgtgacTGTCATTGATAAGCCTCTCTGA
- the LOC113106938 gene encoding kelch-like protein 2 isoform X2, giving the protein MEIHPLCTKLCHHKAVEMKDDVCEKQSAVTINPRHMRKAFRIMNDLRSQSVLCDVTIVAEDVEIAAHRVVLAAGCPYFHAMFTGEMTESRQKKVRIKEIDGWTLRMLIDYVYTAEIQVTEDNVQVLLPAAGLLQLQEVKKACCEFLITQLHPTNCLGICAFADLHACTELLNLANTYAEQHFSEVVQSEEFLNLGMEQVYSLIASDKLTIASEEKVFEAVIAWVTHDTDVRQEHMAHLMEHVRLPLLSREYLVQRVEEETLVKNSSACKDYLIEAMKYHLLPAEQRSMMKTIRTRVRTPVSYPKVMMVVGGQAPKAIRSVECYDFEEERWFQVAELPSRRCRAGVVYVGGVVYAVGGFNGSLRVRTVDAYDPIRDEWCCVSSMQDRRSTLGSTVLNGLLYAVGGFDGSTGLATVEVYNAKANEWFHVSPMNTRRSSVGVGVVGGLLYAVGGYDGATRQCLSTVEVYNPNTNEWSYTAEMGTRRSGAGVGVIKGLLYAVGGHDGPLVRKSCEVYDPATNTWKQVADMNMCRRNAGVCAVNNLLYVVGGDDGSCNLASVEFYSPNIDKWTLMPTCMSTGRSYAGVTVIDKPL; this is encoded by the exons ATGGAAATACATccact atgcacAAAGCTTTGCCATCATAAAGCTGTGGAGATGAAGGATGACGTGTGTGAGAAACAGAGTGCGGTCACCATCAATCCACGTCACATGAGGAAAGCCTTCAGGATCATGAACGATCtgcgcag TCAGAGTGTGTTGTGTGATGTCACCATCGTTGCGGAGGATGTGGAGATTGCTGCTCATCGAGTCGTCTTAGCTGCGGGGTGTCCGTACTTCCACGCTATGTTTACAG GAGAGATGACCGAGAGCCGTCAGAAGAAGGTTCGAATCAAGGAGATTGACGGCTGGACTCTGAGAATGCTGATCGACTATGTTTACACTGCTGAGATCCAAGTAACAGAGGACAATGTGCAG gtgctCTTGCCCGCCGCTGGTCTGCTGCAGCTACAGGAAGTTAAAAAGGCCTGCTGCGAGTTTCTCATAACTCAACTTCACCCAACCAACTGCCTCGGTATATGCGCCTTCGCTGATTTGCACGCCTGCACGGAGCTGCTCAATCTCGCAAACACGTACGCCG AGCAACACTTCTCAGAGGTCGTGCAGAGTGAGGAGTTTCTCAATCTGGGCATGGAGCAGGTGTACAGCCTCATAGCAAGCGACAAACTGACCATTGCATCAGAAGAAAAG gtgTTTGAAGCGGTTATAGCGTGGGTCACACATGACACAGATGTGCGTCAGGAACACATGGCTCATCTGATGGAGCATGTTCGCTTACCCCTTCTTTCCAGAGAATACCtcgtacag AGGGTGGAAGAGGAAACTTTAGTGAAGAACAGCAGCGCCTGTAAAGACTACCTAATTGAAGCCATGAAGTACCACCTTCTGCCGGCCGAGCAGCGCTCCATGATGAAGACCATCCGCACTAGAGTGAGAACACCTGTCAGCTACCCTAAG gtgatgatggtggtggggGGACAGGCTCCTAAAGCCATCCGCAGTGTGGAGTGCTATGATTTTGAGGAGGAGAGATGGTTCCAGGTGGCAGAATTGCCCTCCAGACGCTGTCGAGCAG gTGTGGTGTACGTGGGTGGTGTTGTGTATGCTGTCGGAGGGTTTAACGGCTCGTTGCGAGTGAGGACGGTGGACGCGTACGACCCGATCAGAGATGAGTGGTGTTGTGTCAGCAGCATGCAGGACCGGAGGTCAACTCTAGGGTCCACTGTCCTCAACGGACTGCTTTATGCTGTTGGGGGCTTCGATGGGAGCACAG GTTTAGCTACTGTAGAGGTATATAACGCTAAGGCCAATGAGTGGTTCCACGTCAGTCCCATGAACACGCGGCGCAGCAGTGTTGGAGTCGGCGTTGTTGGAG GTCTGCTTTATGCAGTGGGAGGGTATGATGGAGCAACTCGTCAGTGTTTGAGTACTGTTGAAGTCTATAACCCCAACACTAATGAATGGTCCTACACCGCAGAGATGGGAACCCGCCGCAGCGGTgccg GTGTGGGTGTGATAAAAGGTCTGCTGTATGCAGTAGGGGGTCACGACGGGCCCTTGGTTAGAAAGAGCTGTGAGGTTTATGACCCTGCCACTAACACATGGAAACAGGTGGCTGATATGAACATGTGCCGCAGGAACGCAG gtgtgtgtgcTGTTAATAACCTGTTATATGTGGTTGGTGGCGATGATGGCTCATGCAACCTGGCCTCAGTggagttctacagtccaaacattGATAAATGGACTCTAATGCCCACCTGCATGAGCACAGGACGCAGCTACGCAG gtgtgacTGTCATTGATAAGCCTCTCTGA
- the msmo1 gene encoding methylsterol monooxygenase 1 codes for MEVNSTANTLSSAYLAVEYVDSFLPENPLQEPLKLAWNHMLQNYSKFQIATWGSLIVHELIYFLFCLPGFIFQFLPFMQKYKIQPDKPETWEKQWKCFKMLLFNHFCIQLPLICGTYYFTEFFSIPYDWDSMPRWPFILAQCFGCAVIEDTWHYFLHRALHHRRIYKFIHKVHHDFTAPFGMQAEYAHPAETLILGAGFFIGIMVFCNHMILLWAWVAFRLLETIDVHSGYDIPLNPLHLIPFYAGARFHDFHHMNFVGNYGSTFTWWDRLFNTDSQFKKHYSQHKAVKSD; via the exons ATGGAGGTTAACAGCACAGCAAACACTCTGTCTTCGGCGTATCTAGCGGTGGAATATGTGGATTCATTTCTTCCAGAGAATCCGCTTCAGGAACCTCTGAAGCTCGCGTGGAATCACATGCTGCAGAACTACAGCAAATTCCAGATCGCCACCTGGGGCTCGCTCATCGTCCATGAACTGATCTACTTCCTGTTCTGTCTGCCTGGATTTATCTTCCAGTTCCTCCCTTTCATGCAGAAGTATAAGATCCAACCG GATAAACCAGAGACGTGGGAGAAACAGTGGAAGTGCTTTAAGATGCTGCTGTTTAATCACttctgcatccagctgccgctcaTCTGCGGGACATATTACTTCACTGAGTTCTTCAGCATCCCTTACGACTGGGACTCCATGCCTCGCTG GCCTTTTATATTGGCCCAGTGCTTTGGTTGTGCAGTAATTGAGGACACATGGCATTACTTCCTCCACCGAGCCTTACATCATCGCAGAATCTACAAGTTCATTCATAAAGTCCATCATGACTTCACT GCTCCATTTGGCATGCAGGCAGAGTATGCCCACCCTGCTGAGACTCTGATTCTGGGGGCCGGATTCTTCATTGGCATCATGGTCTTCTGCAATCATATGATTTTGCTCTGGGCCTGGGTCGCTTTTCGGCTGCTTGAAACCATTGATGTTCACAG TGGTTACGACATTCCTCTGAACCCCCTACATTTGATTCCATTCTACGCTGGAGCTCGTTTCCATGATTTCCATCACATGAATTTTGTGGGCAACTATGGATCCACATTCACCTGGTGGGACAGACTTTTCAACACTGATTCCCAGTTTAAGAAACATTACTCACAACATAAAGCTGTGAAGAGCGACTGA